A section of the Candidatus Cloacimonadota bacterium genome encodes:
- the lspA gene encoding signal peptidase II: MKKFYCLWITILVILLDQATKLRVSQSMSIGQRITVIGDFFRIHYITNTGAAFSISLGNESLDRIFFITSTTIAIIIFAYLLSKEKSRIIQCGYALILGGAIGNLIDRIAYGAVIDFFDFKFFSFIIDRWPVFNIADSAIVLAVILLLFDLFFPQKREEKAKQNINLETIEESL; encoded by the coding sequence ATGAAAAAATTCTATTGCTTATGGATAACAATCCTTGTTATCCTACTAGATCAGGCAACTAAACTAAGAGTTAGTCAATCAATGAGCATAGGTCAAAGGATTACCGTCATTGGCGATTTTTTTAGAATTCACTACATAACCAATACGGGTGCTGCTTTTAGTATATCATTGGGAAACGAGAGTCTGGATAGAATCTTTTTTATTACTAGCACAACTATAGCTATCATCATTTTTGCTTACTTACTATCAAAGGAGAAGAGCCGGATTATTCAATGTGGATATGCTTTGATATTGGGTGGAGCAATAGGCAATTTAATCGACCGTATTGCATATGGAGCGGTTATTGACTTTTTTGATTTTAAATTCTTTAGCTTCATTATAGATCGTTGGCCTGTTTTCAATATCGCAGACAGTGCCATAGTTCTTGCAGTAATTTTATTACTATTCGATCTTTTCTTTCCTCAAAAGAGGGAAGAAAAAGCAAAGCAAAATATTAATTTGGAAACAATAGAGGAGAGTCTATGA
- a CDS encoding TraR/DksA family transcriptional regulator, which translates to MKVKELTKTKLKQFEKLLEKEKEETLKIIRDINTSQRKGVKNENGDLSSYSTHQADQGTDADSQEKEVYMLENQQEKLKEINQALKRIFEKSYGLCEMCGDLIEEGRLKIVPFATMCINCKTSEEEKKKRKR; encoded by the coding sequence ATGAAGGTCAAAGAGTTAACTAAAACCAAGTTAAAACAATTTGAAAAACTATTGGAAAAAGAGAAGGAAGAGACATTAAAGATCATTCGAGATATCAATACCTCACAAAGGAAAGGGGTAAAAAATGAAAACGGTGATCTCTCTTCATATTCAACACATCAGGCAGATCAGGGAACTGATGCAGATTCACAGGAGAAAGAAGTTTATATGCTGGAGAACCAGCAGGAGAAACTAAAGGAAATTAATCAAGCCCTTAAGAGAATCTTTGAAAAGAGCTATGGATTATGCGAAATGTGTGGTGATCTCATAGAAGAGGGACGATTGAAGATAGTACCATTTGCAACAATGTGTATAAACTGCAAGACATCAGAGGAAGAGAAAAAGAAGCGAAAAAGATGA
- a CDS encoding purine-nucleoside phosphorylase gives MKEREFKIKEAVAFIRARTGFQPEGGLILGTGLSSLTDNIPNGVIIPYQDIPGFPVSTAPSHRGQMWLGEFRDKKMLIMQGRFHYYEGYSMEQVTFPIRVMNQLGVKFLIITNAAGSLNNDMQPGDLVLLEDHINFMGTNPLIGEHDNYYGERFPSLNEPYSDNLRNIALSVAHTEGIVLKKGVYIAVSGPSLETKSECKTFANWGADVVGMSTVPEVIVGTQCGMQLLGISVVTNMSNLFHGEIHKQADIEKTAQEAFSKISVLIERIIEKI, from the coding sequence ATGAAGGAAAGGGAATTCAAGATCAAAGAAGCTGTTGCTTTTATCAGAGCCAGAACCGGATTTCAACCGGAAGGTGGTCTAATATTAGGCACTGGCTTGAGCTCTCTAACTGATAACATACCCAATGGAGTGATCATACCTTATCAAGATATACCTGGTTTCCCCGTTTCGACAGCTCCTTCACATCGTGGACAAATGTGGCTGGGAGAATTTAGAGACAAAAAAATGCTCATTATGCAGGGAAGATTCCACTACTATGAAGGATATTCCATGGAGCAGGTAACTTTTCCGATTAGGGTAATGAATCAACTCGGAGTTAAGTTTTTAATAATTACTAATGCTGCCGGAAGTTTAAATAACGATATGCAGCCGGGTGATTTAGTGCTCTTGGAAGATCATATAAACTTTATGGGAACCAATCCATTGATAGGAGAGCATGATAATTATTATGGTGAGAGATTTCCCAGTCTCAATGAACCATATTCGGACAATCTGAGAAACATAGCATTATCTGTAGCCCATACTGAGGGCATCGTTCTAAAAAAAGGGGTTTATATTGCCGTATCAGGTCCAAGTTTAGAGACAAAAAGTGAATGTAAAACTTTTGCGAACTGGGGTGCCGATGTAGTTGGCATGTCAACAGTTCCGGAAGTTATAGTTGGCACCCAATGTGGGATGCAACTTTTGGGGATCTCTGTGGTAACGAATATGAGCAACCTCTTCCATGGTGAGATTCATAAGCAGGCAGATATAGAAAAAACTGCTCAGGAAGCTTTCAGCAAGATATCCGTCTTAATAGAAAGAATAATAGAAAAGATATAG
- a CDS encoding DivIVA domain-containing protein, which translates to MTKENDISSAEILTRNFSTSMFGYKKGEVEAFLEKVAVYIEELEKQLEQYSKLKAPVKKEEKHEEELKVHEELISKTLMMAERTKDDVIRNAHKEAENIVKEADLKGKKMLAEAKNLVSVLEHQIYNLEEQKRMFLLKFKAEMEAQLIKINEDELMSKSRSSQPKDKVKIETDEKSVEESKG; encoded by the coding sequence ATGACAAAAGAGAATGATATTAGTTCAGCTGAAATTCTAACCAGGAATTTTTCTACATCTATGTTTGGTTATAAGAAGGGAGAAGTAGAAGCATTTCTGGAGAAAGTTGCCGTTTATATCGAAGAATTAGAAAAGCAACTGGAACAATACTCAAAGCTAAAGGCACCGGTCAAGAAAGAGGAAAAACACGAGGAAGAACTGAAAGTACACGAAGAGTTAATCAGCAAGACACTAATGATGGCTGAGAGAACTAAAGATGACGTGATCAGAAATGCTCATAAAGAAGCGGAGAACATTGTCAAAGAAGCAGATTTAAAAGGTAAGAAAATGCTAGCTGAAGCGAAAAATTTAGTGAGTGTTTTGGAACACCAGATATATAATTTGGAAGAGCAAAAGAGAATGTTCTTACTAAAATTTAAAGCAGAAATGGAAGCTCAGTTGATTAAGATTAATGAAGATGAATTGATGTCTAAAAGTAGATCTTCTCAACCTAAAGACAAAGTAAAGATAGAAACTGATGAAAAATCTGTCGAAGAATCGAAGGGATGA
- a CDS encoding YggT family protein: MLLAHLIARLANIYIIIIIVRAIMSWFVQDPRNELYRILVNITEPVLGPIRKIIPIQGIDISPIIAILLIHLVIRLLIGV; the protein is encoded by the coding sequence ATGTTATTGGCTCATCTTATTGCACGGTTAGCAAATATATACATAATTATCATAATAGTCAGAGCAATAATGTCATGGTTTGTACAAGATCCACGCAATGAGTTATACAGGATATTAGTGAACATAACAGAACCAGTTTTAGGACCTATTAGGAAAATAATTCCGATTCAGGGGATCGATATTTCTCCTATAATTGCCATATTATTGATTCATTTAGTTATTCGACTCTTGATAGGGGTTTAA
- a CDS encoding thymidine kinase → MNIINHRTGWIEVVCGSMFSGKTEELIRRVRRAEYAKQKVQVFKPEIDNRYDDNHIVSHSRLMMPSENINKASDLIELVEEDTKVVAVDEVHFLDDKIIDICNKLADDGKRVILAGLDQDYLGRPFGPMPNLLAIAEYITKTMAICMQCGNPANRTERLSKEEETVVVGAADIYEARCRNCHRRD, encoded by the coding sequence ATGAATATCATAAATCACCGTACCGGATGGATTGAAGTCGTTTGTGGAAGCATGTTTAGTGGTAAAACCGAAGAACTTATCCGACGAGTCAGAAGAGCAGAATATGCCAAACAAAAGGTACAGGTATTTAAACCGGAGATTGATAACCGCTATGATGATAATCATATAGTGTCACATAGTCGGTTAATGATGCCATCAGAAAACATCAACAAAGCTTCAGACTTGATAGAATTAGTAGAAGAAGACACAAAAGTTGTAGCAGTAGACGAAGTACATTTCTTAGATGATAAGATAATTGATATTTGTAATAAACTTGCCGATGACGGGAAAAGAGTAATTCTTGCTGGTCTTGATCAGGATTATTTAGGACGACCATTTGGTCCAATGCCTAATCTCTTGGCTATTGCCGAATATATCACGAAAACTATGGCAATATGCATGCAATGTGGTAATCCGGCTAACAGAACCGAGAGGTTGTCAAAAGAAGAAGAAACAGTTGTTGTTGGAGCAGCTGATATCTATGAAGCACGCTGTCGGAATTGTCATAGGAGAGATTGA
- the pgsB gene encoding poly-gamma-glutamate synthase PgsB, whose translation MTVLIIATLILVTNLIFEYFRHTRNVKMIPIRIHVNGTRGKSSVTRLIAAGLRAGGIRTLAKTTGTIPRLILPDGRESSIIRLFAANIIEQKYVFRYAASLQPKAIVVECMAVNPVFQWITERKFVKSTLSVITNVRLDHIDLMGSNIQSVARSIANTIPNHSICFTSEEKQFPLLNQIAHKRGTMIRHVTPEQITQNDLTPFEYIEHADNLSLALAVCEHYGIDRKVALKGMQHSNPDPGALQKYTIENDGKKIVFYNVFAANDPESSLYIWEKITSPLLDQEKMIVLNTRADRFARSHQLIDTFCKENYDYFILTGERTDQLEHYALDGRIPKGKLLVLGEIEPSLIFDRVLSLTTKESHIIGIGNIAGTKKYGAKIVNYFRKKSKGGV comes from the coding sequence ATGACGGTGTTGATTATCGCAACGCTAATACTTGTAACCAATTTAATCTTTGAGTATTTTCGTCATACTCGTAATGTAAAGATGATTCCCATTCGGATACATGTCAACGGAACAAGAGGGAAATCAAGTGTTACGCGACTGATTGCAGCCGGATTAAGAGCCGGTGGTATAAGAACTTTAGCCAAGACAACAGGAACTATACCGAGATTGATTCTACCAGACGGAAGAGAATCATCAATAATCCGTCTATTTGCTGCTAACATCATAGAGCAAAAGTATGTTTTTCGTTATGCTGCTTCTTTGCAACCAAAGGCAATAGTAGTGGAATGTATGGCGGTTAATCCTGTTTTTCAGTGGATAACAGAACGAAAGTTTGTCAAATCAACTCTATCGGTGATAACCAATGTGCGACTTGATCACATTGATTTGATGGGTTCAAATATCCAGAGTGTTGCAAGATCAATTGCCAATACAATACCCAATCATAGCATTTGCTTTACTTCTGAAGAAAAACAATTTCCTCTTCTAAACCAAATAGCACACAAAAGAGGAACTATGATCAGGCATGTTACCCCCGAGCAGATCACTCAGAATGACCTTACTCCTTTTGAGTATATTGAACATGCCGATAATCTATCCTTAGCTTTAGCAGTTTGTGAGCATTATGGTATTGATCGCAAGGTTGCTCTGAAGGGTATGCAACATTCTAATCCTGACCCCGGTGCTTTGCAGAAATACACAATAGAAAATGACGGTAAAAAGATCGTTTTTTATAATGTTTTTGCTGCGAACGATCCTGAATCTAGTTTGTATATCTGGGAAAAGATTACTTCGCCATTATTAGATCAAGAAAAGATGATCGTATTAAATACTCGAGCAGACAGATTTGCTCGTTCGCATCAATTAATTGACACCTTCTGCAAAGAGAATTATGATTATTTTATCCTGACAGGCGAAAGAACTGACCAATTAGAGCATTATGCTCTTGATGGCAGAATACCCAAGGGTAAATTATTAGTATTAGGAGAAATTGAACCTTCGCTAATTTTTGATAGAGTTTTATCATTAACAACCAAAGAATCCCATATCATTGGCATAGGTAATATAGCTGGAACCAAGAAATATGGTGCTAAAATAGTTAATTATTTCCGTAAGAAATCCAAAGGAGGAGTATAA
- the pgsC gene encoding poly-gamma-glutamate biosynthesis protein PgsC produces the protein MVEAAVGLGVILSLLFSELLGASAGGIVVPGYIAMYLHRPTLIIGTIAVSLATLIIIKIISNFSLLYGKRRMVLSILIGFILGWATRNIIFVNITIYDLKMQSIGYIIPGLIANWMERQGIFRTLFTMIIAAVLVRLILIVISGGEVMFDV, from the coding sequence GTGGTTGAAGCTGCTGTCGGTTTAGGGGTTATTCTTAGCTTACTCTTCAGCGAATTATTGGGTGCATCAGCAGGTGGTATTGTTGTTCCCGGTTACATTGCAATGTATCTTCATCGTCCCACACTGATAATAGGAACGATAGCTGTAAGTTTAGCTACTCTGATCATCATCAAGATCATATCAAATTTTTCTCTTTTATACGGTAAAAGAAGAATGGTACTCTCTATCTTAATAGGATTTATCTTAGGTTGGGCAACCAGAAACATAATTTTTGTCAACATAACTATCTATGATTTAAAGATGCAATCAATCGGATATATCATTCCAGGATTAATTGCTAATTGGATGGAAAGACAGGGAATTTTCAGAACACTGTTCACAATGATCATTGCTGCCGTTCTGGTTCGATTAATATTGATAGTCATATCTGGTGGGGAGGTAATGTTTGATGTATAG
- the pgsW gene encoding poly-gamma-glutamate system protein has protein sequence MYRPTLKSIWSLAALALISIVLYYISQNSYSEIRAEGYEQKIEAGKHMKACMEVLREEFDARGYIIDTTNDPNQTGLIGLSGSSITTSRGILSDKLTGLNPNFAAVFVDMFLSARVRPGDYIAVGQTSANPGLNLALYSAMHTLELNPVVITSVGSSMFGANREDFTWLDMENILRERGLINFSSVAASIGGGSDIGRGLPLDGRNLIIENIEHHEIILIHNNDLQGNIRERMEIYDDLIPNRQRYRLFVNIGGGLANVGASVNASLIRDGINYRIADRTFATDGAIMLFARRNIPIIHIFRPQVVAERYGLVVDPIPLPEVGTGKVFISEVNNTTVAAICLGILLLCLIVVIIFDRYDRHFTTNIIDPDQELI, from the coding sequence ATGTATAGACCAACACTCAAATCTATCTGGTCACTCGCTGCTCTCGCACTAATCAGCATTGTTCTCTACTATATCTCTCAAAACAGTTACAGTGAAATCAGAGCAGAAGGTTATGAACAGAAAATTGAAGCAGGGAAGCACATGAAAGCTTGTATGGAAGTACTGCGTGAAGAATTTGATGCTCGTGGTTATATAATTGATACAACTAATGATCCGAATCAGACCGGTTTAATAGGGCTTAGTGGTTCATCAATCACAACCAGTAGAGGTATTTTATCTGACAAGCTAACCGGACTAAACCCCAATTTTGCCGCTGTTTTTGTAGATATGTTTCTCTCTGCTCGTGTCCGACCGGGTGATTATATTGCAGTGGGACAGACAAGTGCTAATCCCGGCCTTAATCTCGCTTTATATTCTGCAATGCACACATTAGAGCTTAATCCCGTTGTCATTACTTCTGTTGGTTCTTCTATGTTTGGAGCAAATAGAGAAGATTTTACATGGCTCGACATGGAAAATATTTTAAGAGAAAGGGGCTTGATCAACTTCTCTTCTGTAGCTGCTTCTATTGGTGGAGGCAGTGATATAGGAAGAGGATTACCCTTAGACGGTAGAAATTTAATCATTGAAAACATAGAACATCATGAGATCATTTTGATCCATAATAACGACCTGCAAGGAAATATACGTGAAAGAATGGAGATTTATGATGATCTCATTCCCAATAGACAACGCTACCGTCTCTTTGTAAATATTGGTGGTGGGTTAGCAAATGTCGGAGCTTCTGTTAATGCTTCTCTCATTCGTGATGGTATAAATTATAGAATAGCTGATCGTACTTTTGCTACAGACGGGGCAATAATGCTCTTTGCCCGACGCAATATCCCTATAATCCATATTTTCAGACCACAGGTAGTTGCTGAGCGATATGGACTGGTTGTAGATCCAATTCCATTACCGGAAGTAGGTACAGGGAAAGTGTTCATTTCTGAAGTTAACAATACGACTGTAGCTGCAATTTGTTTAGGTATCTTGCTGCTCTGTTTGATAGTAGTAATTATCTTCGATCGCTATGACAGACATTTCACAACCAATATTATAGATCCAGATCAGGAGCTTATATGA
- a CDS encoding FMN-binding protein → MLSKVIEQSLNFEIVTGATGSSKAIMNAVQEALEKAVMK, encoded by the coding sequence ATATTGTCCAAAGTTATAGAACAATCACTTAATTTTGAGATCGTTACGGGAGCTACAGGTAGTAGTAAGGCAATTATGAATGCCGTACAAGAAGCATTAGAAAAAGCGGTGATGAAATAG